From the Thermococcus sp. 18S1 genome, one window contains:
- a CDS encoding 50S ribosomal protein L19e gives MLKMQRRIAADLLKCGENRVWIDPERIDDVAAAITREDVRRLINDGVIKKKPVKGQSRARARVYQEARKKGRHRGPGSKKGKKTARMGKKERWMMTIRALRKELRKLKAEGKLDEHTYRRLYIRAKGGQFKNKRQLYLFMQEHDILKE, from the coding sequence ATGCTCAAGATGCAGAGAAGGATTGCCGCTGATTTGTTGAAGTGCGGTGAGAACAGGGTCTGGATCGACCCGGAGAGGATTGACGACGTCGCCGCCGCCATAACCAGGGAGGATGTGAGGAGGCTCATCAACGACGGCGTCATCAAGAAGAAGCCCGTCAAGGGCCAGAGCAGGGCCCGCGCCAGGGTCTACCAGGAGGCCAGGAAGAAGGGTCGCCACAGGGGCCCGGGAAGCAAGAAGGGTAAGAAGACCGCCAGGATGGGTAAGAAGGAGCGCTGGATGATGACCATAAGGGCCCTCAGGAAGGAGCTCAGGAAGCTCAAGGCCGAGGGCAAGCTCGACGAGCACACCTACAGGAGGCTCTACATCCGCGCCAAGGGCGGCCAGTTCAAGAACAAGAGGCAGCTCTACCTGTTCATGCAGGAGCACGACATACTGAAGGAGTGA
- a CDS encoding 50S ribosomal protein L18, which translates to MAHGPRYRVPFRRRREGKTNYHKRLALLKSGKPRLVVRKTLNHHVAQIVLYDPKGDKTVVSAHTRELMRDFGWKGHGGNTPSAYLLGLLIGYKAKKAGIEEAILDIGLHPPTRGSSIFAVLKGAVDAGLDVPHSEEIYPEDYRINGEHIANYAKALKEEDEALYRKQFSGYLVKGLEPEKLPEHFEDVKAKIIEKFEGARE; encoded by the coding sequence ATGGCACACGGACCGAGGTATAGGGTTCCGTTCAGAAGAAGGAGAGAGGGTAAGACTAACTATCACAAGAGGCTCGCCCTCCTCAAGTCTGGGAAGCCCAGGCTTGTCGTGAGGAAGACCCTCAACCACCATGTCGCTCAGATAGTCCTCTACGACCCGAAGGGTGACAAGACTGTCGTTTCGGCTCACACCAGGGAGCTCATGAGGGACTTCGGCTGGAAGGGCCACGGCGGCAACACTCCGAGCGCCTACCTGCTCGGTCTCCTCATAGGCTACAAGGCCAAGAAGGCCGGCATAGAGGAGGCCATCCTTGACATAGGCCTTCACCCGCCGACCAGGGGTTCGAGCATCTTCGCCGTCCTCAAGGGAGCCGTTGATGCTGGCCTGGACGTTCCGCACAGCGAGGAGATCTACCCCGAGGACTACAGGATAAACGGCGAGCACATAGCGAACTACGCCAAGGCCCTTAAGGAGGAGGACGAGGCCCTCTACAGGAAGCAGTTCAGCGGCTACCTCGTCAAGGGCCTCGAGCCCGAGAAGCTCCCCGAGCACTTTGAGGATGTTAAGGCTAAGATAATCGAGAAGTTTGAGGGGGCGAGAGAATGA
- the rpsE gene encoding 30S ribosomal protein S5 — translation MSDPREITQRVLEEWEPKTKLGRLVKEGQITDIHEIFRKGYQIKEPEIVDVLLPEVNLRENQEVLDIALTVRMTDSGRRIRFRVLAAVGNRDGYVGLGIGHGKEVGIAIRKAINYAKMNIIEIKRGCGSWECRCRRPHSIPFAVEGKEGSVRVKLMPGPRGLGLVIGDVGKKILSLAGVQDVWSQTLGETRTTVNFAKAVFNALYNTNSVAIKPEDIERYGIIVGREMSTSFQVE, via the coding sequence ATGAGCGACCCGAGAGAGATTACTCAGCGCGTCCTTGAGGAGTGGGAGCCGAAGACCAAGCTCGGCAGACTCGTCAAGGAGGGCCAGATAACTGACATTCACGAGATATTCCGCAAGGGCTACCAGATCAAGGAGCCGGAGATAGTTGACGTCCTCCTCCCGGAGGTCAACCTGAGGGAGAACCAGGAGGTTCTCGACATAGCCCTCACCGTTAGGATGACCGACAGCGGAAGGAGGATCCGCTTCAGGGTTCTCGCCGCTGTGGGCAACAGGGACGGCTACGTCGGCCTCGGAATCGGCCACGGGAAGGAGGTTGGAATAGCCATCAGGAAGGCCATCAACTACGCCAAGATGAACATCATCGAGATCAAGCGCGGCTGTGGAAGCTGGGAGTGCAGGTGCAGGAGGCCGCACTCAATCCCGTTCGCCGTCGAGGGCAAGGAGGGCAGCGTTCGCGTTAAGCTCATGCCGGGACCGCGCGGACTTGGTCTCGTCATAGGTGACGTCGGCAAGAAGATACTCAGCCTCGCCGGCGTCCAGGACGTCTGGTCCCAGACCCTCGGTGAGACGAGGACCACCGTCAACTTCGCCAAGGCGGTCTTCAACGCGCTCTACAACACCAACAGCGTCGCCATCAAGCCTGAGGACATCGAGCGCTACGGCATAATCGTTGGAAGGGAGATGTCCACCAGCTTCCAGGTTGAGTGA
- a CDS encoding 50S ribosomal protein L30 — translation MAKLALIRLRSGIRAKGEVRDTLAMLRLHRINHLVIVDDNPSYKGMVQKVKDYITWGEIDAETLAALIRKRGRLIGNKPVTDEYVQEKLGMTIEEFAKKVVDGEMKLTDLPSIKPVFRLHPPRGGLKGGKKRTFKEGGALGYRGEKINELIERML, via the coding sequence ATGGCAAAGCTCGCACTCATCAGGCTTAGGAGCGGGATAAGGGCGAAGGGTGAGGTCAGGGACACCCTCGCCATGCTCCGCCTCCACAGGATCAACCACCTCGTCATCGTTGACGACAACCCGAGCTACAAGGGAATGGTTCAGAAGGTCAAGGACTACATCACTTGGGGAGAGATCGACGCCGAGACCCTCGCCGCCCTCATCAGGAAGAGGGGCAGGCTCATCGGCAACAAGCCGGTTACCGACGAGTACGTTCAGGAGAAGCTCGGAATGACCATCGAGGAGTTCGCCAAGAAGGTTGTCGATGGCGAGATGAAGCTCACGGACCTTCCGAGCATCAAGCCCGTCTTCAGGCTCCACCCACCGAGGGGCGGCCTCAAGGGCGGCAAGAAGCGCACCTTCAAAGAGGGCGGAGCGCTCGGCTACCGCGGCGAGAAGATAAACGAGCTCATTGAGAGAATGCTCTGA
- a CDS encoding uL15 family ribosomal protein, which produces MIRRKKKVRKLRGSHTHGWGCKKKHRGGGSKGGKGMAGTGKRKNTKWTWVIKYAPDHLGKRGFHRPKAVQYTPNTINLSDIDENLTLFLDMGVAYEEEGKVIVDTTQLGVDKVLGTGRLSRPLVVKAYYVTPKAEEKIKAAGGEVLLA; this is translated from the coding sequence ATGATAAGGAGGAAGAAGAAGGTTAGGAAGCTCCGCGGAAGTCACACTCACGGATGGGGCTGCAAGAAGAAGCACCGCGGCGGCGGTAGCAAGGGCGGTAAGGGAATGGCCGGAACCGGAAAGAGGAAGAACACCAAGTGGACCTGGGTCATCAAGTACGCCCCGGACCACCTCGGCAAGCGCGGCTTCCACAGGCCCAAGGCCGTCCAGTACACCCCGAATACCATAAACCTCAGCGACATAGACGAGAACCTCACCCTCTTCCTTGACATGGGCGTCGCCTACGAGGAGGAGGGGAAGGTCATAGTTGACACCACCCAGCTCGGTGTTGACAAGGTTCTCGGAACCGGCAGACTCAGCAGGCCCCTCGTTGTTAAGGCCTACTACGTTACCCCGAAGGCCGAGGAGAAGATCAAGGCCGCTGGCGGCGAGGTTCTCCTCGCCTGA
- the secY gene encoding preprotein translocase subunit SecY, whose product MGFRNVVFAIERYFPEVERPKRHVPLKEKFMWTGIVLLLYFILAEIPLYGIPAQIQDYFATLRFVLAGRSGSLLTLGIGPIVTASIIMQLLVGSEIVHLDLSNHEDRRFYQAAQKLFAVFMSFFEAAIYVFAGAFGKVDMGLGAFQTVTTPAGQVYIGLGLGILIILQLGFASVMLILLDELVSKWGIGSGISLFIAAGVSQTVVTKSLNPFTTSQYMDPVTGGPAIIGAIPAFIQHLFYGDLTGALYRGTLPDMMDVLATIVVFLVVVYLESMRVEIPLSYGRVTVRGRYPIRFMYVSNIPIILTFALYSNIQLWARLLNNYGYTFLGTFDENGYPLTGFVTYLYPPRDIYHVIADPGRALIYALMTIFWSILFGFLWVELTGLDAKSIARQLQRAGLQIPGFRRDPRILERVLNRYIPYVTFWGSFTLALVAVLADFLGALGTGTGILLTVGILYRLYEEIAREQATEMFPALRKFFTK is encoded by the coding sequence ATGGGGTTCAGAAACGTAGTGTTCGCGATTGAAAGGTATTTCCCCGAGGTTGAGCGGCCCAAGAGGCACGTGCCGCTTAAGGAAAAGTTCATGTGGACAGGGATCGTTCTGCTGCTGTACTTCATTCTCGCGGAGATTCCGCTCTATGGAATTCCCGCCCAGATCCAGGACTACTTTGCCACGCTCAGATTCGTGCTCGCAGGAAGAAGCGGTTCCCTCCTGACCCTTGGTATCGGTCCAATCGTCACCGCGAGCATCATCATGCAGCTTCTCGTCGGTTCCGAGATAGTTCACCTCGATCTTTCGAATCATGAGGATAGGAGATTCTACCAGGCCGCTCAGAAGCTGTTTGCAGTCTTCATGAGCTTCTTCGAGGCGGCCATCTACGTGTTCGCCGGAGCATTCGGTAAGGTTGACATGGGACTCGGAGCGTTCCAGACAGTCACGACACCCGCCGGACAGGTTTACATAGGCCTGGGTCTCGGGATACTCATAATACTCCAGCTTGGCTTTGCCTCAGTCATGCTCATACTCCTGGACGAGCTTGTTAGCAAGTGGGGAATCGGAAGTGGTATCAGTCTCTTCATCGCCGCGGGTGTTTCCCAGACCGTTGTTACCAAGTCACTTAACCCGTTCACCACCAGCCAGTACATGGATCCTGTTACTGGAGGTCCTGCCATAATCGGTGCCATTCCAGCGTTCATACAGCACCTGTTCTACGGTGACTTAACCGGAGCCCTCTACAGGGGTACCCTGCCGGACATGATGGACGTCCTTGCCACCATAGTGGTGTTCCTCGTGGTCGTCTACCTCGAGAGCATGCGCGTTGAGATCCCGCTCAGCTACGGCCGTGTCACCGTCCGCGGAAGGTACCCGATAAGGTTCATGTACGTCAGCAACATACCGATCATCCTCACCTTCGCCCTTTACTCAAACATCCAGCTCTGGGCCAGGCTCCTCAACAACTACGGCTACACCTTCCTCGGAACGTTTGATGAGAACGGATACCCGCTTACTGGATTCGTCACCTACCTCTACCCGCCGAGGGACATCTATCATGTCATAGCCGACCCTGGAAGGGCCCTCATCTACGCGCTGATGACGATATTCTGGTCTATACTCTTCGGATTCCTGTGGGTAGAGCTGACGGGCCTTGACGCCAAGAGCATCGCCAGACAGCTTCAGAGGGCAGGGCTGCAGATCCCAGGATTCAGGCGCGACCCGAGGATACTTGAGAGGGTGCTCAACAGGTACATTCCCTACGTTACCTTCTGGGGTTCGTTTACACTGGCATTAGTCGCAGTGCTAGCGGACTTCCTGGGTGCCCTCGGTACCGGAACGGGAATCCTCCTTACGGTCGGTATCCTCTACAGGCTCTACGAGGAGATTGCAAGGGAGCAGGCCACGGAGATGTTCCCCGCACTCAGGAAGTTCTTTACGAAGTGA
- a CDS encoding adenylate kinase, protein MPFVVMITGIPGVGKSTITKLALKKSRAKFRLVNFGDLMFDEAVRAGLVRHRDEMRKLDPNVQKELQMKAARRIVEMSQHEPILIDTHATIRTPVGYLLGFPREVIEVINPNFIVIIEAAPSEILGRRLRDLKRDRDVETEEQIQRHQDLNRAAAVSYAMHSNALIKIIENHEDKGLQEAVHELVEVLDLAVGEYD, encoded by the coding sequence ATGCCGTTTGTGGTCATGATAACAGGAATTCCAGGGGTGGGGAAGAGCACCATAACCAAGCTCGCACTCAAGAAGTCCCGGGCCAAATTCAGGCTCGTCAACTTCGGAGACCTTATGTTCGACGAAGCCGTTAGGGCAGGACTGGTGAGGCACAGGGATGAGATGAGGAAGCTGGACCCAAACGTCCAGAAGGAGCTTCAGATGAAGGCCGCGAGAAGGATAGTCGAGATGTCCCAGCACGAACCCATCCTGATCGACACTCATGCGACGATAAGGACGCCCGTGGGCTACCTCCTCGGTTTCCCCAGGGAGGTTATCGAGGTCATAAATCCCAACTTCATAGTCATAATAGAAGCGGCACCGAGCGAGATACTTGGAAGGCGTCTGCGTGACCTGAAGCGTGACCGTGACGTGGAGACTGAGGAGCAGATACAGAGGCACCAAGACCTGAACCGCGCCGCCGCGGTCAGCTACGCGATGCACTCTAACGCGCTCATAAAGATAATCGAGAATCATGAGGATAAGGGCCTCCAGGAGGCCGTTCACGAGCTTGTTGAAGTACTTGATCTGGCGGTGGGAGAATATGATTGA
- a CDS encoding DUF106 domain-containing protein, whose translation MIEEIYTFLDNIFGPMIQAYNPIVVVTVSGIILGSFFTLLNYILVDQEKVKRLQKKSKEFQKKYKEAQAAKDEKKLKKLQQEQMELMKLQSEVMKDTMFKVTLLTLPIFWIFFGWLRRWYVEVGIVKSPFDFFLFDWFHGLYHSGLPASELGYIGWYVMTSMITGYVLRKLLDMG comes from the coding sequence ATGATTGAGGAGATATACACGTTCCTTGACAATATCTTTGGGCCGATGATACAGGCCTACAACCCCATAGTGGTGGTTACAGTATCAGGAATCATACTGGGTTCCTTCTTCACCCTGCTGAACTATATCCTCGTTGACCAGGAGAAGGTCAAGAGGCTTCAGAAGAAGAGCAAAGAGTTCCAGAAGAAGTACAAGGAAGCCCAGGCTGCAAAGGATGAAAAGAAGCTCAAGAAGCTTCAGCAGGAGCAGATGGAGCTCATGAAGCTCCAGAGTGAGGTCATGAAAGACACGATGTTCAAGGTTACCCTCCTGACGCTGCCGATATTCTGGATATTCTTCGGCTGGCTCAGGAGGTGGTACGTTGAGGTTGGTATCGTGAAGTCACCCTTCGACTTTTTCCTCTTCGACTGGTTCCACGGCCTCTACCACTCGGGACTTCCGGCCAGCGAGCTCGGTTACATCGGATGGTACGTCATGACGTCCATGATAACCGGCTACGTCCTCAGGAAGCTCCTCGATATGGGTTAA
- a CDS encoding 50S ribosomal protein L34e — protein MKPMYRSRSWRRKYVRTPGGRTVVHFERRKPKVAHCAMCGRPLNGFPRGRPSELRKLPKTAKRPERPYANLCPSCMRKVMKAQVRAGVAL, from the coding sequence ATGAAGCCGATGTACAGGTCAAGGTCATGGAGAAGGAAGTACGTCAGGACCCCTGGCGGAAGAACCGTCGTCCACTTCGAGAGGAGGAAGCCCAAGGTTGCCCACTGCGCCATGTGCGGCAGGCCGCTTAACGGTTTCCCGCGCGGCAGGCCCAGCGAACTCAGGAAGCTCCCGAAGACCGCCAAGAGGCCGGAGAGGCCCTACGCTAACCTCTGCCCGAGCTGCATGAGGAAGGTCATGAAGGCCCAGGTCAGGGCGGGCGTTGCCCTCTGA
- the cmk gene encoding (d)CMP kinase: MPKGCLVITVSGLAGSGTTTLCRNLARHYGFKHIYAGLIFRQMAKEMGMTLKEFQEYAELHPEIDREVDRRQVEAAKECNVVIEGRLAGWMVKDADLKIWLDAPMMERARRVARREGVSVEEAFVGIAEREKGNRKRYLNLYGIDIDDKSIYDLIINTAHWNPDGVFAIVKAAIDHLYPDGDAGSGANPGNKK; this comes from the coding sequence ATGCCCAAGGGCTGCCTCGTTATAACTGTCAGCGGCCTGGCAGGCTCGGGAACGACCACCCTCTGCCGCAATCTCGCCAGGCACTACGGGTTCAAACACATCTACGCCGGGCTCATCTTCCGGCAGATGGCGAAGGAGATGGGCATGACCCTGAAGGAGTTCCAGGAGTACGCCGAGCTTCACCCCGAGATCGACCGCGAGGTTGACAGGAGGCAGGTGGAGGCAGCCAAGGAGTGCAACGTCGTTATTGAGGGCCGCCTCGCCGGCTGGATGGTCAAGGATGCGGACCTCAAGATATGGCTCGACGCCCCCATGATGGAGCGTGCAAGGCGCGTTGCCCGCCGTGAGGGGGTCTCCGTCGAGGAGGCCTTTGTGGGAATTGCCGAGCGCGAGAAGGGCAACAGGAAAAGGTATTTAAACCTCTATGGAATTGACATCGACGACAAGTCGATTTATGACTTGATCATAAATACCGCCCATTGGAATCCCGATGGCGTCTTCGCGATTGTGAAGGCCGCCATCGACCACCTATACCCCGACGGTGACGCGGGGTCGGGTGCAAACCCGGGCAACAAAAAATGA
- a CDS encoding 50S ribosomal protein L14e, whose translation MPAMEVGRLAVIIAGRRAGEKVVVVDVIDRNFVLVTGAGLNKVKRRRMNVKHLEPLPEKVSIERGADDEAVKAALESAGISLE comes from the coding sequence ATGCCAGCTATGGAAGTCGGAAGGCTTGCCGTTATAATCGCCGGAAGGAGGGCTGGAGAGAAGGTCGTCGTCGTTGACGTCATCGACAGGAACTTCGTCCTCGTTACCGGCGCTGGCCTCAACAAGGTCAAGCGCAGGAGGATGAACGTCAAGCACCTCGAGCCCCTTCCGGAGAAGGTCAGCATCGAGCGCGGCGCCGACGACGAGGCCGTCAAGGCCGCCCTCGAGAGCGCTGGAATCAGCCTTGAGTGA
- a CDS encoding RNA-guided pseudouridylation complex pseudouridine synthase subunit Cbf5: protein MARDEVRRILPADIKREVLVKDEKAETNPKWGFPPEKRPMEMHMQFGIINLDKPPGPTSHEVVAWIKRLFNLNKAGHGGTLDPKVSGVLPVALERATRVVQALLPAGKEYVALMHLHGDVPENKIRAVMKEFEGEIIQRPPLRSAVKRRLRTRKVYYIEILEIDGKDVLFRVGVEAGTYIRSLIHHIGLALGVGAHMAELRRTRSGPFKEDETLVTLHDLIDYYHFWKDDGIEEYFRNAIQPMEKAVEHLPKVWIRDSAVAAVTYGADLAVPGIVKLNKGIKRGDLVAVMTLKDELVALGKATMTSGEMLQKSKGIAVDVDKVFMPRDWYPKLW, encoded by the coding sequence ATGGCGAGGGACGAGGTAAGGAGGATTCTTCCCGCTGACATAAAGCGCGAGGTTCTGGTTAAGGACGAGAAGGCCGAGACGAATCCAAAGTGGGGCTTTCCACCGGAGAAGAGGCCCATGGAGATGCACATGCAGTTCGGGATAATAAACCTCGACAAGCCCCCCGGACCGACGAGCCACGAAGTGGTTGCCTGGATTAAGAGACTGTTCAACCTGAACAAGGCCGGCCACGGTGGAACTCTCGACCCCAAGGTCAGCGGCGTTCTGCCGGTGGCACTTGAGAGGGCAACGAGGGTCGTCCAGGCTCTCCTACCGGCTGGAAAGGAGTACGTCGCGTTGATGCACCTCCACGGTGACGTTCCTGAGAACAAAATCCGCGCGGTTATGAAGGAATTCGAGGGCGAGATAATCCAGAGGCCGCCCCTTAGGAGTGCGGTCAAGAGAAGGCTGAGGACGAGGAAGGTTTACTACATCGAAATTCTTGAGATAGACGGTAAGGATGTGCTCTTCCGCGTTGGAGTCGAGGCAGGAACCTACATCAGGTCGCTCATTCATCACATCGGCCTCGCCCTTGGGGTTGGGGCGCACATGGCCGAGCTGAGGAGAACGAGGAGCGGTCCCTTCAAGGAGGACGAAACCCTCGTGACCCTTCACGACCTCATAGACTACTATCACTTCTGGAAGGACGACGGCATCGAGGAGTACTTCAGGAATGCCATCCAGCCCATGGAGAAGGCCGTTGAGCACCTTCCCAAGGTGTGGATTAGAGATTCTGCCGTTGCCGCCGTAACCTACGGCGCCGACCTGGCCGTTCCTGGAATAGTGAAGCTCAACAAGGGCATCAAGAGGGGCGACCTCGTTGCGGTCATGACCCTTAAAGACGAGCTGGTTGCACTCGGAAAGGCCACAATGACGAGCGGTGAAATGCTCCAGAAGAGTAAGGGTATAGCGGTTGATGTGGACAAGGTCTTCATGCCAAGGGACTGGTATCCGAAGCTGTGGTGA
- a CDS encoding class I SAM-dependent methyltransferase — protein sequence MSHYYSEEPNVPLKTKTIEVCLRGQCFKFITASGVFSFGKLDRGTELLIESMILDEGWRVLDLGCGYGAIGIVASRFVSHVVMTDVNRRAVSIARKNLKINGVRNAEVRWGSLYEPVRGERFNAIITNPPVHAGKEVLREIVINAPRHLNDGGLLQLVIKTKQGAKYIKALMDDHFTEVRELAKGSGYRVYAGIA from the coding sequence ATGAGCCACTACTACTCGGAAGAGCCGAACGTTCCACTGAAGACGAAGACCATAGAGGTCTGCCTCAGGGGGCAGTGTTTCAAGTTCATCACAGCGAGCGGTGTCTTTTCCTTCGGGAAGCTCGATAGGGGAACGGAGTTGCTCATAGAGAGCATGATACTCGATGAGGGCTGGCGCGTCCTCGACCTGGGCTGCGGCTACGGGGCGATAGGAATAGTGGCATCGCGCTTCGTGAGCCATGTCGTCATGACCGACGTGAACAGAAGGGCCGTAAGTATAGCGAGGAAAAACTTAAAAATCAACGGCGTTAGAAACGCCGAGGTGAGGTGGGGAAGCCTCTACGAGCCCGTCAGGGGCGAAAGGTTCAACGCGATCATCACTAATCCCCCGGTACACGCGGGGAAGGAAGTGCTGAGGGAAATAGTTATAAACGCTCCCCGGCATCTCAACGATGGAGGCCTCCTGCAGCTGGTGATTAAGACGAAGCAGGGGGCAAAGTATATTAAGGCTCTAATGGATGACCACTTCACCGAAGTGAGAGAGCTGGCTAAGGGGAGCGGCTACCGCGTGTATGCCGGGATCGCCTAG
- a CDS encoding 30S ribosomal protein S13 produces the protein MTDNFRHIVRVAGVDLNGNKQLRWALTGIRGIGINFATMVLRVAGIDPYMKTGYLTDEQVKKIEKVLEDPIAHGIPAWAVNRQKDYETGKDMHLITAKLVMAWREDVNRLRRIRAYRGIRHELGLPLRGQRTRSNFRHGSTLGVSRRKK, from the coding sequence ATGACGGACAACTTCAGACACATAGTCCGTGTAGCGGGAGTTGATTTGAACGGAAATAAGCAGCTGAGATGGGCCCTCACGGGCATCAGGGGTATAGGCATAAACTTCGCCACTATGGTGCTCAGGGTTGCAGGAATCGACCCGTACATGAAGACCGGTTACCTGACCGACGAGCAGGTCAAGAAGATTGAGAAGGTGCTCGAAGACCCGATCGCCCACGGTATACCCGCCTGGGCCGTTAACAGGCAGAAGGACTACGAGACCGGCAAGGACATGCACCTCATCACCGCCAAGCTCGTCATGGCCTGGCGTGAGGACGTCAACAGGCTCAGGAGAATACGCGCTTACCGCGGCATAAGGCACGAGCTCGGCCTCCCGCTCCGCGGCCAGAGGACCAGGTCGAACTTCAGGCACGGCAGCACCCTCGGTGTGAGCAGAAGGAAGAAGTGA
- a CDS encoding 30S ribosomal protein S4, which produces MGDPKRQRKRYETPSHPWIKERLDRERVLMKKYALKNKKELWRHETQLKEFRRRARRLLAARGKQAEVERAQLLQRLNRLGLLPADAALDDVLSLTVEDVLDRRLQTLVYKKGLARTIGQARQLIVHGHIEINGQIIRSPGYLVLREEEDTITYSKTSPFAKESHPERMVIEQAKQGEAS; this is translated from the coding sequence ATGGGAGACCCTAAGAGGCAGAGGAAGAGGTACGAGACTCCCTCTCACCCCTGGATTAAGGAGAGGCTCGACCGCGAGAGAGTCCTCATGAAGAAGTACGCCCTCAAGAACAAGAAGGAGCTCTGGAGGCACGAGACCCAGCTCAAGGAGTTCAGGCGTAGGGCCAGGCGCCTCCTTGCCGCCCGCGGCAAGCAGGCTGAGGTTGAGAGGGCCCAGCTCCTCCAGAGGCTCAACAGGCTGGGCCTCCTTCCGGCCGATGCCGCTCTCGATGACGTTCTCTCCCTGACGGTTGAGGACGTCCTCGACAGGCGCCTTCAGACTCTCGTCTACAAGAAGGGCCTCGCCAGGACCATCGGACAGGCCAGGCAGCTCATAGTTCACGGCCACATCGAGATAAACGGCCAGATAATACGCTCTCCTGGCTACCTCGTCCTCAGGGAGGAGGAAGACACCATAACCTACTCGAAGACCTCTCCTTTCGCTAAGGAGAGCCACCCCGAGAGGATGGTTATTGAACAGGCTAAGCAGGGTGAGGCCTCATGA
- a CDS encoding 30S ribosomal protein S11, producing MSEEVQQQVNLKKKEKWGVAHIYSSYNNTIIHITDLTGAETVSRWSGGMVVKADRDEPSPYAAMIAARRAAEEAMEKGFTGVHIKVRAPGGSRSKSPGPGAQAAIRALSRAGLRIGRVEDATPIPHDGTRPKGGRRGRRV from the coding sequence ATGAGCGAGGAAGTTCAGCAGCAGGTTAACCTTAAGAAGAAGGAGAAGTGGGGAGTTGCCCACATCTATTCCTCCTACAACAACACCATCATCCACATCACCGACCTCACCGGGGCCGAGACCGTCAGCAGGTGGAGCGGTGGTATGGTCGTCAAGGCCGACAGGGACGAGCCCTCCCCGTACGCGGCCATGATAGCCGCCAGGAGGGCCGCCGAGGAGGCCATGGAGAAGGGCTTCACCGGAGTCCACATCAAGGTCCGCGCCCCCGGTGGAAGCAGGAGCAAGAGCCCGGGACCGGGTGCCCAGGCCGCCATCCGTGCCCTCTCCAGGGCCGGCCTCAGGATCGGAAGGGTTGAGGACGCCACCCCGATTCCGCACGACGGCACCAGGCCGAAGGGCGGAAGAAGGGGCAGGCGCGTCTGA
- a CDS encoding DNA-directed RNA polymerase subunit D, translating to MEPKFQILEKREDSIKFIVEGVDVPFANALRRTILADVPTFAVDEVEFFENDSALFDEIIAHRVGMIPLTTPHERFSLDSLELDEYTVTLSLEAEGPGMVYSGDLKSSDEGVKPANPDIPIVKLAEGQRLTFNAYAKLGRGKDHAKWQPGFVYYKYLTRIHVSKEVPDWKELKELAERRGLPAEETDGELVITTIKAFYLPRKFDAYVGEKIREETVPNAFVFTVETNGELPVEEIVTIALKILMRKSDRFISELHKLASD from the coding sequence ATGGAGCCAAAGTTTCAGATTCTTGAGAAAAGGGAGGACTCGATTAAGTTCATCGTCGAGGGAGTTGATGTACCCTTCGCCAACGCCCTGAGGAGGACCATCCTCGCGGACGTCCCGACCTTTGCGGTGGATGAGGTTGAGTTCTTCGAGAACGATTCCGCCCTCTTCGATGAGATAATCGCCCACAGGGTGGGTATGATACCGCTCACCACTCCCCACGAGAGGTTTTCCCTCGATTCACTTGAGCTTGACGAGTACACGGTTACGCTCTCCCTCGAGGCAGAGGGTCCCGGAATGGTTTACTCCGGCGACCTTAAGAGCAGCGATGAGGGCGTGAAGCCCGCCAACCCCGACATCCCGATAGTCAAGCTTGCCGAGGGTCAGAGGCTTACGTTTAACGCCTACGCAAAACTCGGCCGCGGTAAGGACCACGCCAAGTGGCAGCCCGGCTTCGTCTACTACAAGTACCTCACCAGGATTCACGTTAGCAAGGAAGTTCCTGACTGGAAGGAGCTCAAGGAGCTCGCCGAGAGGCGCGGTCTTCCGGCTGAGGAGACCGACGGGGAGCTCGTTATAACCACGATCAAGGCGTTCTACCTTCCGCGGAAGTTTGACGCCTACGTGGGGGAGAAGATCAGGGAAGAGACCGTGCCCAACGCCTTTGTCTTCACCGTTGAGACCAATGGGGAACTTCCGGTTGAGGAAATCGTGACCATAGCCCTCAAAATCCTCATGAGGAAGAGCGATAGATTTATAAGCGAACTCCATAAATTAGCGTCCGACTGA